A window of Phragmitibacter flavus contains these coding sequences:
- a CDS encoding agmatine deiminase family protein: protein MPDSTPEQYHMPAEWQPQEATWLSWPCNKASAPQTFEVLQEKFGEIAALISMHQKVRINAPEAEHHAIRLHIMDHEGDLGMVEMFDHETNDVWCRDHGPIFVKHNTTGEVAVTDWGFNAWGGKFPPFDLDNQIPQKVADALKLKRFASKMILEGGAIETNGHGVLITTEAVLLNKNRNPGWSKKQIEEELKKHLGVKTVFWLGKGIEGDDTDGHVDDITRFVRKDCVLTAVESHSGDANYKTLAENKEKLEDLRTEDGSKVEIIELPMPNALTPKKNWRLERLPASYANFLIVNGLVLVPIFRQAKKDKLAQGIIGELFPGREVIGVECSKLVMEGGALHCISQQQPKG, encoded by the coding sequence GTCCTGGCCTTGCAACAAGGCGAGTGCGCCACAGACTTTCGAGGTGCTTCAGGAAAAGTTCGGCGAGATCGCCGCGCTGATTTCGATGCATCAAAAAGTGCGCATCAATGCCCCGGAGGCGGAGCATCATGCGATTCGTCTGCACATCATGGATCACGAGGGTGATCTCGGCATGGTGGAGATGTTTGATCACGAAACGAACGACGTGTGGTGCCGGGATCACGGTCCGATTTTTGTGAAGCACAACACCACGGGTGAAGTGGCGGTGACGGATTGGGGATTTAATGCGTGGGGCGGGAAGTTTCCGCCGTTCGATCTCGACAATCAGATCCCGCAGAAGGTGGCGGATGCGTTGAAGTTGAAGCGTTTTGCTTCGAAGATGATTCTTGAGGGCGGGGCGATTGAGACCAATGGTCATGGGGTGTTGATCACGACGGAAGCGGTGTTGTTGAACAAAAACCGCAACCCTGGCTGGAGCAAAAAGCAAATTGAAGAGGAGCTGAAAAAGCACCTCGGGGTGAAGACGGTGTTCTGGCTGGGCAAGGGCATTGAGGGGGACGACACGGACGGGCATGTGGATGACATCACACGGTTTGTGCGCAAGGATTGTGTGCTGACGGCGGTGGAGTCGCACTCCGGGGATGCGAATTACAAGACTCTGGCGGAGAACAAGGAGAAGCTGGAAGACTTGCGCACGGAGGATGGCAGCAAGGTGGAGATCATTGAACTGCCGATGCCGAATGCGTTGACGCCGAAGAAGAACTGGCGGTTGGAGCGCCTGCCGGCGAGCTATGCGAATTTTCTGATTGTGAATGGGTTGGTGCTGGTGCCGATTTTCCGTCAGGCGAAGAAGGACAAGCTGGCACAGGGCATCATTGGGGAGCTGTTCCCTGGTCGCGAAGTGATTGGCGTGGAGTGTTCGAAGCTGGTGATGGAGGGCGGTGCGTTGCATTGCATCTCGCAACAGCAGCCGAAGGGATGA
- a CDS encoding YebC/PmpR family DNA-binding transcriptional regulator — translation MGAQWKQKWRELAADQKGKIVGKLVREIQVAVKLGGATPEFNARLAAAIAVAKKQSVTRDTIERAIAKASGTGADAIQYQTVVFEGFTPHRVPVMVECLTDNNNRTSSEVRMLFKAGNLGTPGSVGWMFEHVGLIEAQHTDAGIDLETAALEADADNVEPLDAEDVETGRIGGRFFCETTRLDAVTKTLQAAGWQVTTSELHHQPKDYPDLSDPQREEVVNFLQALDGHPDVHRVYAALK, via the coding sequence ATGGGTGCTCAATGGAAACAAAAGTGGCGGGAGCTGGCGGCTGACCAGAAGGGCAAGATTGTGGGCAAGCTGGTGCGTGAGATCCAGGTGGCGGTGAAGCTAGGAGGAGCTACACCGGAGTTCAACGCGCGGCTGGCGGCGGCGATTGCGGTGGCCAAGAAGCAGAGTGTGACGCGTGACACCATTGAGCGGGCGATTGCGAAGGCTTCGGGAACCGGGGCGGATGCGATTCAATACCAGACGGTGGTGTTTGAGGGATTCACGCCGCATCGGGTTCCGGTGATGGTGGAATGTTTGACGGACAACAACAACCGCACTTCGTCAGAGGTTCGGATGCTGTTCAAGGCGGGAAATTTGGGAACACCAGGCTCCGTGGGCTGGATGTTCGAGCATGTGGGTTTGATCGAGGCGCAACATACTGATGCAGGGATTGATTTGGAGACGGCGGCGCTTGAGGCGGACGCGGATAATGTGGAGCCACTGGATGCGGAGGATGTGGAAACGGGCAGGATTGGGGGCCGGTTTTTCTGTGAGACGACCAGGCTGGATGCGGTCACCAAGACGCTGCAGGCGGCTGGTTGGCAGGTCACGACATCGGAGTTGCACCATCAGCCGAAGGACTATCCCGACCTGAGCGATCCGCAGCGGGAAGAGGTGGTGAACTTTTTGCAGGCACTGGACGGTCATCCCGATGTGCACCGGGTGTATGCGGCGTTGAAGTAG